CCGGAATCGACTGCCATTTCCGAAGCGCTGGATGCCAGTGAAGCCGGTGGCGACGCGCTGAAACATATGGGCATCGGTTTTGGTATCGGCGGTGTGATCACGCTGCTCACCACGCAGGTTTTCGGGTGGGTCAACAGTGTGATGACGTTTGTGGGTAGTGCATCCTACCGCTGGAAAATTTCGACCGAAGTCAATCCGATGTTGGCCGGCATTGGCTTTGTTGTTGGTTTGGATGTGTCCTTAACCATGTTTGCCGGTTCGATACTGGCTAACTTTGGGATCACGCCATTAATTGCTTACTTCACGCAGATGGCTGGCGGCCACGCCCATGTCTGGAACGACGCCAACATGTTGATGTCGCAGATGAACATCGATACCGTGGCCGGTTCCTATACTAAATACATTGGTGCCGGCATGATGCTCTGCGGCGGGATTATCGGCGCCATCAAGTTAATTCCGGTCATCGTAACATCCATCAAGAAAACGCTCAACGCCCGCAATAACAGTGGCGAAGAAAAGAATTCACTGGGCATCATGGCGCTTTTGGTTGCCACAATCGCAATCTTCATCGTCGGTGCTTTTCTGACCGGCAACATGGTGATTACCATCTTGGCTGGCATTATGTCGCTTGTCTTGGCCTTGCTGTTTGTCATCGTTTCGGCACGGCTCGCCGGTACGATCGGCTGCTCGAATGCGCCGGTTTCCGGTATGACCATCGCTAGTCTGGTTGTCATGACGCTGGTGTTTGCGCTGATGGGCTGGACGTCCAATACCCACAACGAAACTCTCCTGTTGTTCGGCGTCTTCATTGTCACCGCGATTTCTGTCGGTGGTGCCTATATGCAAACCCAAAAAGTCAATTATCTTGTCGGCGGTCGACGCTCCGAAATGATGAAGTATTTTCTTCTCGCCGCACTCATCGGTGTCGTCGTTGTTGTCGGCACTACGGTAATCCTCTCCCCGCAACTGGCCGTTAAAAGTGCCGATCCGCCATTCGGTCTGCCGCAAGCGAACCTCATTGCCACGCTGACCACGGGCATTTTATCGGGTAACCTGCCATGGATCATGATCATTGTCGGCATCATCATGGCCCTTGTTTGCTGGATGCTGAATCTGCCGATCATGACCGTTGCCCTAGGATTCTATCTACCGATTTCCACGACTTCGATTATTCTGGTCGGTGCGTTGCTAAAGCTTTTCATCCAAAAAACCACGCAAAACAAGGAACTTCGCGAAACGCGCCTATCAGCCGGAGTTTCTCTTTCTAGCGGCCTGATTGCCGGCGGTTCCATCATCGGTTTAATCGGCATCATTTTACACGTCACCGGTGTCTTGCAAAACCGGGTTCCTGCTGGTTTTGCCGGCAGCAACGCCATGGCCGTCGTGTTGCTGATCATCATGGCAGCAGCGATTATCGTGCCATTAATGGCCATCAAACACCCTGCAGCCAAGAAGCAAGCTGAGTAGGAGGCGTTTAGACAATGACACAGACTGACATGCTCACCACGGTCATTTACCGAAAAAATCCGCGGGTGCAGTACACCAAAAAGAATGGCCAAGTCACCATTATCCGACCGCAGAACCACCCCATTCAGCGATTTTGCCGGAAAGTGCTGCACATGAAAATTCCCGAAGTCAGCTATCTGCACCTCGATGCTTATGGCGGCTTCGTTTTTAGCAAAATCAATGGCCGCCGAACCGCCGCCATGATTGGCAAAGAACTCGCCCAGAAATTCCCAGAAGCCGACGATCAGCGTGACGCGCGGTTAGCCCTTTATCTCAATCAAATTGCTGAAAAGGACCATTTAATTCAACGACTGGATCACAACCCAAACTTTCTATAGCACATTCCCCGGCGCAAAACCCTGCGTATAAGGACCTTGGTCGCAATGGCCTAAGCCCGGGCCATCACGCCCAAGGCCACTTATACTCCGGCTTCTAACCGCGCCGGTTCACGCTCATCTTAACGCGTTCACCTGCGCAGGGGTCTGCGTGTAAGGACCTTGGTCGCAATGGCCTAAGTTCGGGCCATCACGCCCAAGGCCGCTTACACTCCGACCCCTAACCGCGCCGGTTCACGCTCACTCATAAAAATGGAGGAAAATAAAATGATTGATCGAATCGAAATGTCTGCTTGTACCTCAATGATGGTCGGCAAAAAAGCTTCACTTGACGGTGCCACTTATATCTCCCGCAACGAAGATCGGCTTGTTGCCATCTATCCCAAGCGCTTCATTGTCCAGCCAGCCGTCACTGGACGCAAAGAAACTTATGTCTCACCCTACAATCAATTAACGGTCCCTTTGCCGGAAACCGGCTACCGCTACACCGCAACGCCTGATGCCGATCAAAGTGCCGGCCCTAACGAAGAAGACGGCTTTAACGAGAAAAACGTCGGCGAAAGTGCCACCGAAAGTGTTTATGCCAATGAACGCGTTCTCGCCTATGATCCCTTTGTCAAAAATGGCTTAGCCGAGGATTCCATGACGACCCTAGTCCTGCCTTTTATCAACAGTGCGCGCGAAGGCGTCCGGTATCTCGGTGATCTCGTGAAACAATATGGATCGGCTGAAGGCAACGGCGTGCAGTTTAACGATCAAAACGAAGTCTGGTACATGGAAATCGTGACCGGCCATCAATGGGTCGCCGTCCGCATCCCTGACGATTGTTATGCGGTTGCGGCTAATCAGGTTGCCATTCAAACGATCGATTTCAACGATCCTGACAACTACATGTGGGCAGACGGCATCCAGGATTTTGTTGATCGTCATAACTTGAATCCTGATGCTGATCAATGGAACTTCCGCCACATCTTCGGCACCGATACCGAGAAAGATCATCATTACAACACGCCGCGGGTTTGGTTCGCCCAACGCTACCTCAATCCCGAAACTATCCAAGATCCGGAATCGCCGGAGTTGCCTTTTATCCGCAAAGCCAACCGCAAGATTTCGATTGAGGATATTCAATATGTACTCAAATCACACTTCAATGAAACCCAGTTCGACCCATTAGGAAGCGGCAGCGAACATGACCGCAAAACATATCGCGCCATTTCGCTATCCCGCACCGCCAACTCTCACATTCTGCAAATGCGTCCGGCCGATCAGCACACCGCTGCCGGTGTCCAGTGGGTCGGCTTTGGCATCCCCGCCTTCTGCCCACATGTTCCTTTCTTCACCAACGCCAATGACACCGATGAAAGTTACCGCGAGCTACCGGCTAAAATGGATCTCAACGCCGCATACTGGCTTTACGAAGCGCTAGCGATGGTCGTCGAGTCCCACTATGCCGACTTTATCGAAGACAACTTAGCCTACCAAAAAGAACTCAATGAATGGGCCCGCCGCAAAATCGCCGCGGTCGACGCCGCCACCGCCAAAATGAGCGGCTCGGATCTAACCCAATATCTCACCGAGCAAAACCATCTGATTGCGCAACATTACAACAACGCCACCCGCGAGTTGTTGTTTAAACTCATCACGATGGGAACCGGCTTATCGAAGCTAACTTTCAAAATGGATCCGAATCTCTAACGCTGCGGCCCTACGCCTAAGTTGCGATCCAGTATACTAGGAACCGAAAATATGATTTGTTGCGACCAAAAGTCTGAAACATAATTAACAGCCACAATATAAAAGTGAGCATACTTCCAAAAATGATAGACGGAGAGTATGCCCACTTTGTTTTCTCTAGAATAATTCGTTGGCGTTATTAAGATATGAGTGCCAAGGCGGAGCAATCGGAGGCCAGATGGGGCTCAGGGGTGGAATTGTTGTTGGTGGGGCGCCTTTTGCCCCGCCTACAACAAGGCCGATCTTAGAGACTCTGCCGCTTTTGCAGAGGCTCTAAGTCGTGCCCACCCCGTTCCAGCCCCAGATGGCCGGAGATTGCGGAGTTTGGCATGGCAAGAAACTATTTACATCACCGAATCTTATGCCATGCTGCTGCACCCTCAGCCGGGAAAATATGCGCCATTTGCCACATCTGATCGCGACTCAGATGGTAGACAATCGCCGGCAATAACGTGTTGATTGCGTCTTCGGCCTGAGCACTGTACTCCGTGGCGCCAACAAGATGATGTTCCTGATCGAACACCAAAAGACTATCACCTACCGTTTCCTGATCGGTTTGATGATACCAGTCATCAGGAATGTGGTTGTGCACGACTTTGTAAGTATCACCCTTGACCGCTTCCGGTGCCACACCGACTTTGGCAATTCTTGGCGAGGTGTAAACCGTCGACGGAATCGCCGGATAATCAATCGGCGCACTCGTTTGGCCACTCAACAACTTGTAAAGGTAATAGGACTCAAACGTGGCTGTTGGTGTTAATTTCGGTTGCGGTTTGTCTAAAACATCGCCCGATGCATAAATATTGGCCACATTGGTTCGCAGATAGTCGTCCACAAGAATCCCGTGCTGGTTAAACTTGACGCCGACGTTTTCTAATCCCAGTTGCTCAACATTCGGGATTCGGCCGGTTGCATCCAGCACCCAATCGACAACTAACTGTTCCTCATCGCCATAATGAATCACAATGCCATCAGCGGTCTTCTCAAGCGCCGTCACCGCCGCGTTCGGCGTGAATTGAATGCCCCGTTTCGTCATGTCGGCCATCACATCTTCGACAAACGGCTGGTGGAATTCCCGCAAAGCACGATCATGATGCATCAACACATGGACATCGGCGCCGGCCGCATTGGCAATCGTCGCAAATTCCATACTGATATAGCCAGATCCCAAAATACCGATTCGCTTCGGCAAGACGTCCAGGTCCATGAAGGCCCGACTGTCATGGGCTAAATCGGTCCCCGGAACATCGATGCGATGCGGGCGCTGGCCGGTCGCAATGACAATTTTGTCAGCGGTATAAGTCTTTTCACCCACAACAATCGTGTGCGCGTCCTGAAATTTTCCATAGCCATGGATGATCGTCACGCCGTTTTGGGTTAATCCCGTACCGATAGCATTCGGTAACGGCTTAATCACGGCTTGTTTATGGGCCACTAATGCCGACCAGTTGATCTTGATATTGCCAGACACAACACCCTGCATCCGTTCTGCCAACCGCTGCAAAACCACCGGCGTATCAAGCGTAATTTTCGCGTTACACCCATAATTCGGGCAGGTGCCGCCGATCATGTCACCTTCAACCACCGCAACTTTTTTTCCCGAAGCTGCCAATGGGCCGGCCCCGTCAAACGCGCCATGCCCACTACCTAAGTACAAGACATCAAAATCATATGGATTCTTCAAAACATCGACCTCCTTATGACACTGTCTACTAACAACGAAGTAAGCATAACAGATGGTATACAAATTAGTCACGGACAATGCTTAGCGGTGGACACATTTTTTGAAGCCTTTAGACATAGCACTCTTCACAACATGTTGACTTGATAGTAAAAAAGTTCCGGTAAGGGCGACTGTTTTCGCAATCACTTACCGGAACTCTTAAATGCTTTTATGAAACTAAAGATCGCGACTCACTTGGGGCTTTTTAACTTGGAATGCAACGATCAGACCAACCACCGCAAGGATTAAGACGAACACGAACCCATAGTGCGAGCCGATTGTCAGTCCTGATTGTCCGGCTGCTTGAGCGGAACCCAAGGCGAGCATGCTTGTGGCAACCGCCGTCGAAACCGCACCGACAATTTGCTGCAAGGTGTTCAGCAAGGCGCTGCCATCTGCACTTTCGGCGCCGCTCAAACTGTTCAACCCATACGTCTGCGCTGGGGACATCGCAAGCGGCGCCCCAATCATTAAGGTCACATGTCCCAAAATGATCCACCAAAGCCGACTTTGCGCCCCACTGCTGAGCAATATCAGGATCCCGAGAATGGCAATCACAAATCCGCCACGGGCTAACCACTTCGCCCCATGACTGTCATACATCCGGCCAGCAATCGCTGAAACCGCGGCGTTGACAATCCCGCCTGGCAACATCACGAGACCAGTCATCGCGACTGGTAGGCCAATAACGCGCTGCAGGTACATCGGCAACAAATACATCGAAGCCAGAATCACGCCAAAGTCCAGCATGACCAGTAAGGTACCAACCGTAAACTGTTTATTGGCGAAGACCCGCAAGTTCAATATCGGTTTTTTCAACGTCAACTGTCGCCGGGTATAAAACGCCAAACTGGCAATACCGATCAGCAGTGAAACCGCTACTGTGAGGGATAACCAACCCGAATCACTCGCCATGGTTGTGCCAACGACAATCCCGGCAAAACCGATCGAAGAGGCAACAATCGAGATCCAGTCAACCGGTGTTTTGGTTTGGTGATAGACATTTTCCATTGACGTTAAGGTGAAAATAAATGCCAATACCAAGAACGGGACAAATAACCAAAAAATATCATGCCAGGTAAACTTAGCCAGGATGAGTCCGGTAATGGTCGGGCCGATCGCAGGCGCAAACATGATCACCAGTGCTGCCAATCCCATCACTGTTCCCAGTTTATACGGCGGGAAAATCTGCATCGCTACCGAAAACATCAGCGGCAGAATCAAGCCGGTTCCAATGCCCTGAATAAGGCGACCGATTAAGACAACGGCAAAACTGGCGCCCATCGCAGAAACAACGGAGCCAAGAATAAAGGCGCCTAATGCGAATAAAATAATTCTTTTCGTATTAAACCATTTGGACAAAAGACTGGAAATCGGCATGCAGATCCCGATGACCAGCATATACCCGGTGACAAGCCATTGAATCGTGCCTTGTGACACATTCAGCGCCGTCATCAGACTAGGTAAGGCGATATTAAGCGATGTTTCTGAAAACATGCCGACAAATGCCCCGATCATCAGCCCAATCATGGCCAAGGCCGGATGCGCGATATGAACGCGTGCTTGTGGCATTGCTTTTGTTTGTGATAATTGCATGAATAACTTCCTTTTCTACTTTCGAATCAATCAACAATTGGCAGGCATTTTCAAGACGTCAGTGCCTGTTTAATCAGGTAAGACAGGTGAGCCGCGGTTTGCCGTAACAAGTCAGGATTCGCTTTGGTAGTCGCGATCATAATGGTGCCTTCGATCGTTGCCTGAACGAATTGTCCCAGTTGCCGCGCCGGGACCACTGACATCCCCGCTGAAACCAGTTTGTCGGTGTATAAATCTTCAAGTTGCGTATAAACCGCACTGCAAGCTGCCTGCAGTTTCGGATCATCGCGAGTTTCTAGTGCGATCAGGCTGATTGAATGGCTGCTAAGCCGACCATGCTGTTGCATCTCCTCCGCCATTTCCGCCAGCTGTCCGGTCAAGGCAATTTCCGGCGCCGCATCCCGTTCAAGTGCTTGTTTAACCCGTGCCAAAATTTGCGCACCCGCATACTCAATCGCGGCTTTAATTAGCTGCTCTTTGCCTTCTGGGAAATAATAATAAAGTGATCCTTTCGGGGTCCCGCTAACGGCTAGAATTTTTGATAATCCTGTTGCCCTGACCCCTTCCTCCTGAAAAAGATCCGCAGCTGTCGCGACTAACTTTTCACGTGTGTTCATTGCTAACCTCCAGATTATAACAACCGGTCTATATAATACTGCTGTTTTCTGGAAAAAGTCAATTTTATTTTTAGAAATATGAAAATGGGTTCCGCTTCGCATCTTGCAGCATAAGCTGTTTGCCGGTAGAGAAGCCCCAATGCGCACGAAAAAAGCTGCCCCCTGAATGAGCAGCTTAATGCAATCAGCACCAGTTTATTTGAAAAGAGATTATTTTTTCCCAGCCAATGCCAACCAAGCCTCTTTGATTCCCGAAAGTACAAGCGTAGGAATCGCCGGCAGTACAGTGACTAGCAAATATTGTTGCCATGTCAGCATTTGGGTACCCATTACCACGTTGAAAAACGGTAAAGTAGTGACCAATAGTGAACTCACGGCAGCAAAACTCACTGCAGCAAGCAACTTGATATTGCTAAATGGATTGCGTCGGTATAAAGTCGTCGTGCTTCGGGCATCAAAGACGTGCCACAATTGGCCAAACACCAGTGTCAGGAACGCGATCGTCTGGGCTGTAGCAGCTGGTAAACCGGCACTGGCTGCCCAGATAAACGCAACGTACACCGTGCCACCCATAACAGTCCCGCGAACGAAGATGCGGCCCACCATGCCTTTTAGAATCGAAATATTGGTAT
Above is a window of Lacticaseibacillus casei DSM 20011 = JCM 1134 = ATCC 393 DNA encoding:
- a CDS encoding OPT/YSL family transporter, whose translation is MEKTISKRTAAKTKYVPYATERTQENSGGSTAIFIIGAVLATIFAASTAYSGMKAGLTVAAGIPGSIIGSGLVGVFAKKKGLFGKNLLQGMSSGGESIASGMIYVLPAIIIIGGRVNFFAGIAVGALAVLFAVGMASLVENYLLVEEDGKLMYPESTAISEALDASEAGGDALKHMGIGFGIGGVITLLTTQVFGWVNSVMTFVGSASYRWKISTEVNPMLAGIGFVVGLDVSLTMFAGSILANFGITPLIAYFTQMAGGHAHVWNDANMLMSQMNIDTVAGSYTKYIGAGMMLCGGIIGAIKLIPVIVTSIKKTLNARNNSGEEKNSLGIMALLVATIAIFIVGAFLTGNMVITILAGIMSLVLALLFVIVSARLAGTIGCSNAPVSGMTIASLVVMTLVFALMGWTSNTHNETLLLFGVFIVTAISVGGAYMQTQKVNYLVGGRRSEMMKYFLLAALIGVVVVVGTTVILSPQLAVKSADPPFGLPQANLIATLTTGILSGNLPWIMIIVGIIMALVCWMLNLPIMTVALGFYLPISTTSIILVGALLKLFIQKTTQNKELRETRLSAGVSLSSGLIAGGSIIGLIGIILHVTGVLQNRVPAGFAGSNAMAVVLLIIMAAAIIVPLMAIKHPAAKKQAE
- a CDS encoding PqqD family protein; amino-acid sequence: MTQTDMLTTVIYRKNPRVQYTKKNGQVTIIRPQNHPIQRFCRKVLHMKIPEVSYLHLDAYGGFVFSKINGRRTAAMIGKELAQKFPEADDQRDARLALYLNQIAEKDHLIQRLDHNPNFL
- a CDS encoding C69 family dipeptidase, translated to MIDRIEMSACTSMMVGKKASLDGATYISRNEDRLVAIYPKRFIVQPAVTGRKETYVSPYNQLTVPLPETGYRYTATPDADQSAGPNEEDGFNEKNVGESATESVYANERVLAYDPFVKNGLAEDSMTTLVLPFINSAREGVRYLGDLVKQYGSAEGNGVQFNDQNEVWYMEIVTGHQWVAVRIPDDCYAVAANQVAIQTIDFNDPDNYMWADGIQDFVDRHNLNPDADQWNFRHIFGTDTEKDHHYNTPRVWFAQRYLNPETIQDPESPELPFIRKANRKISIEDIQYVLKSHFNETQFDPLGSGSEHDRKTYRAISLSRTANSHILQMRPADQHTAAGVQWVGFGIPAFCPHVPFFTNANDTDESYRELPAKMDLNAAYWLYEALAMVVESHYADFIEDNLAYQKELNEWARRKIAAVDAATAKMSGSDLTQYLTEQNHLIAQHYNNATRELLFKLITMGTGLSKLTFKMDPNL
- a CDS encoding dihydrolipoyl dehydrogenase family protein — protein: MKNPYDFDVLYLGSGHGAFDGAGPLAASGKKVAVVEGDMIGGTCPNYGCNAKITLDTPVVLQRLAERMQGVVSGNIKINWSALVAHKQAVIKPLPNAIGTGLTQNGVTIIHGYGKFQDAHTIVVGEKTYTADKIVIATGQRPHRIDVPGTDLAHDSRAFMDLDVLPKRIGILGSGYISMEFATIANAAGADVHVLMHHDRALREFHQPFVEDVMADMTKRGIQFTPNAAVTALEKTADGIVIHYGDEEQLVVDWVLDATGRIPNVEQLGLENVGVKFNQHGILVDDYLRTNVANIYASGDVLDKPQPKLTPTATFESYYLYKLLSGQTSAPIDYPAIPSTVYTSPRIAKVGVAPEAVKGDTYKVVHNHIPDDWYHQTDQETVGDSLLVFDQEHHLVGATEYSAQAEDAINTLLPAIVYHLSRDQMWQMAHIFPAEGAAAWHKIR
- a CDS encoding DHA2 family efflux MFS transporter permease subunit produces the protein MQLSQTKAMPQARVHIAHPALAMIGLMIGAFVGMFSETSLNIALPSLMTALNVSQGTIQWLVTGYMLVIGICMPISSLLSKWFNTKRIILFALGAFILGSVVSAMGASFAVVLIGRLIQGIGTGLILPLMFSVAMQIFPPYKLGTVMGLAALVIMFAPAIGPTITGLILAKFTWHDIFWLFVPFLVLAFIFTLTSMENVYHQTKTPVDWISIVASSIGFAGIVVGTTMASDSGWLSLTVAVSLLIGIASLAFYTRRQLTLKKPILNLRVFANKQFTVGTLLVMLDFGVILASMYLLPMYLQRVIGLPVAMTGLVMLPGGIVNAAVSAIAGRMYDSHGAKWLARGGFVIAILGILILLSSGAQSRLWWIILGHVTLMIGAPLAMSPAQTYGLNSLSGAESADGSALLNTLQQIVGAVSTAVATSMLALGSAQAAGQSGLTIGSHYGFVFVLILAVVGLIVAFQVKKPQVSRDL
- a CDS encoding TetR/AcrR family transcriptional regulator, with translation MNTREKLVATAADLFQEEGVRATGLSKILAVSGTPKGSLYYYFPEGKEQLIKAAIEYAGAQILARVKQALERDAAPEIALTGQLAEMAEEMQQHGRLSSHSISLIALETRDDPKLQAACSAVYTQLEDLYTDKLVSAGMSVVPARQLGQFVQATIEGTIMIATTKANPDLLRQTAAHLSYLIKQALTS